The following proteins come from a genomic window of Proteinivorax hydrogeniformans:
- a CDS encoding ATP-dependent Clp protease proteolytic subunit, whose protein sequence is MNQKINNIQQVGQINIPDMDKSIHVMPIIGQVEGHQVLPPQNKTTKYEHIIPQLVAVEQNPNIKGLLLILNTVGGDVEAGLAISEMVKTISKPTVSLVLGGGHSIGVPIAVSTDYSVIAETATMTIHPVRLTGLVVSVPQTYEYLDKMQERIIRFVAENSRMTEGRFKELMFQTGELARDIGTVLVGPDAVKNGLIDTVGGLDSSVSKLRELMSQTNNIQ, encoded by the coding sequence ATGAACCAAAAGATAAACAACATTCAACAAGTGGGGCAAATTAACATACCTGATATGGACAAAAGCATACACGTGATGCCGATAATAGGTCAGGTAGAGGGCCATCAAGTTTTACCACCACAAAACAAAACTACAAAGTACGAGCACATAATACCTCAACTTGTAGCTGTGGAACAAAACCCAAATATTAAGGGGTTATTGCTTATACTAAACACAGTTGGGGGCGATGTAGAAGCAGGATTGGCAATCTCTGAAATGGTAAAGACCATCTCCAAACCAACTGTCTCTTTGGTACTAGGAGGAGGCCACAGTATAGGAGTACCTATAGCAGTCTCCACAGATTATTCTGTAATTGCTGAAACAGCAACCATGACAATTCATCCTGTAAGATTAACAGGTCTTGTGGTTAGCGTTCCTCAAACATACGAATATCTTGATAAGATGCAAGAAAGGATTATTCGTTTTGTTGCAGAAAACTCTCGAATGACTGAAGGCAGGTTTAAAGAATTAATGTTCCAAACAGGAGAGTTAGCTAGGGATATTGGTACAGTTCTTGTTGGACCAGACGCAGTTAAAAATGGTCTTATAGACACTGTAGGTGGGCTAGACTCTAGTGTTAGCAAACTGAGAGAATTAATGTCGCAAACAAATAACATTCAATAA
- a CDS encoding ribonuclease J, protein MIPLGGVGEIGKNMFLVEYKNEIIVIDGGLKFPEDDMLGVDLVIPDFSYLEENQDKVKGILITHGHEDHIGALPYILKRVNKQVYGTKLTLGLLEGKLKEHGLLNKVKTNTIKPGSSLTLGDNFKVDFFKVNHSIPDAVGMGIHTPVGTIIHTGDFKIDQTPVDGEITDFQKISELGKKGVLALMADSTNAERPGFTMSEKVVGSTIDEIFRLAKDRIIVATFASNVHRLQQVCDAAYKYNKKVCVNGRSMVNVVNKSMELGYLNIPSDLLIEIDDIGNYNSEEIVLITTGSQGEPMSALTRMANSEHRKVSIIPGDTVIIAASPIPGNEKFVSKTIDNLFKRGADVIYESVSGIHVSGHASQEELKLILNLVKPKYVVPIHGEYRHNVHLAKIAESTGVDRNNVLMPEIGDIMEFNRKTAKISGKVNAGSILVDGLGVGDVGNIVLRDRKQLSLDGILIVVVTLQRGTNKVMAGPDIITRGFVYVRESEKLISEAKVTVEGTLEKCRANNKKEWSQIKNDIKDDLSRRLYEKTRRRPMILPIIMEVPK, encoded by the coding sequence GTGATACCTTTAGGCGGTGTTGGCGAAATAGGTAAAAACATGTTTTTAGTGGAGTATAAAAATGAAATTATAGTAATTGATGGTGGACTTAAGTTTCCTGAAGATGACATGCTAGGTGTAGACCTAGTCATTCCAGATTTTTCTTACTTAGAAGAGAATCAAGATAAAGTAAAGGGAATTTTAATAACCCATGGTCATGAAGACCATATTGGAGCATTACCATATATACTTAAGCGAGTAAACAAGCAAGTATACGGTACGAAATTGACGCTAGGTTTGTTAGAAGGAAAACTTAAAGAACATGGTCTGCTAAATAAAGTTAAGACAAACACTATAAAACCAGGTAGCAGCTTAACTTTAGGAGATAACTTTAAGGTGGATTTCTTTAAAGTAAACCACAGTATACCCGATGCTGTTGGTATGGGAATTCACACACCTGTTGGAACAATAATTCATACAGGAGATTTTAAAATAGACCAAACACCAGTTGATGGAGAAATAACCGACTTTCAAAAGATCTCGGAATTAGGTAAAAAAGGTGTGTTAGCCTTAATGGCTGATAGTACCAACGCAGAACGTCCGGGTTTCACTATGTCTGAAAAGGTAGTGGGTTCCACTATAGATGAGATTTTTAGACTAGCGAAAGATCGTATTATCGTAGCAACCTTTGCATCAAACGTCCACAGATTACAACAAGTATGTGACGCTGCTTATAAATATAATAAAAAGGTATGCGTCAATGGAAGAAGTATGGTCAATGTTGTAAATAAGTCGATGGAGCTAGGATACTTAAATATCCCTAGTGATTTATTAATAGAAATTGATGATATTGGTAATTACAACTCCGAAGAAATAGTGCTAATCACTACAGGAAGTCAAGGAGAACCGATGTCTGCGTTGACAAGAATGGCTAACTCCGAACATAGAAAAGTAAGCATTATCCCTGGGGACACTGTCATCATAGCTGCTTCACCTATCCCAGGTAATGAAAAGTTTGTATCTAAAACGATAGACAATTTATTTAAAAGAGGGGCAGATGTAATATATGAGTCTGTTTCAGGAATACATGTATCAGGTCATGCAAGTCAAGAAGAGCTAAAACTAATCTTAAACCTCGTAAAACCGAAATATGTAGTTCCTATACACGGTGAGTATAGACACAATGTACATCTTGCTAAAATAGCAGAGTCAACAGGGGTTGACCGAAATAATGTCTTAATGCCGGAAATCGGAGACATTATGGAGTTTAACCGAAAAACTGCTAAAATCTCAGGCAAAGTAAATGCTGGCAGTATCCTAGTTGATGGTCTTGGTGTTGGAGACGTAGGCAACATAGTGTTACGCGACAGAAAACAACTTTCACTTGACGGTATATTAATAGTTGTTGTTACGCTTCAGCGTGGTACTAATAAAGTTATGGCGGGCCCTGATATTATAACAAGAGGGTTTGTCTATGTCAGAGAATCTGAAAAGCTGATTTCCGAAGCAAAGGTCACAGTTGAAGGCACACTTGAGAAATGTAGAGCAAACAACAAAAAAGAGTGGTCTCAAATTAAAAACGACATTAAAGACGACTTAAGCAGAAGATTGTATGAAAAAACAAGAAGAAGACCTATGATACTTCCAATAATTATGGAAGTACCTAAATAA
- the dapA gene encoding 4-hydroxy-tetrahydrodipicolinate synthase — MFGEVLTAMVTPFDENGKLNLKTAQRLARHLIKKGNDGLVLAGTTGESPTLTLEEKIDLVDAVCDEIKGSGKILVGTGSNSTKETIETTKIFEQNTNIDGVMVVTPYYNKPTQQGIVDHYFKISAVTSLPIMIYNVPKRTGTNIEAQTVKQLATMENIVAIKEASGDLNQISNIHRICKNSINIYSGEDHLTLPMLAVGSKGVVSVAGHVVSQYIKEMITEFSVGNTQNAQKINSKLLPVYEALFMESNPIPVKKAVELLGFEVGNCRPPLTTPTKSTIESLKNILKEL; from the coding sequence ATGTTTGGTGAAGTTTTAACGGCCATGGTAACACCCTTTGATGAAAACGGTAAATTAAACCTAAAAACAGCGCAAAGATTAGCTAGACATTTAATAAAAAAAGGTAATGATGGATTGGTGCTGGCTGGCACTACAGGTGAATCACCTACCCTAACTTTAGAAGAAAAAATAGATCTTGTTGATGCAGTATGTGATGAGATAAAGGGAAGTGGTAAAATACTAGTCGGTACGGGGAGTAATAGCACCAAAGAAACTATCGAAACTACCAAAATTTTCGAGCAAAACACCAATATAGATGGGGTAATGGTAGTAACTCCATACTATAATAAACCAACGCAACAAGGAATCGTAGACCACTATTTCAAAATAAGCGCAGTTACCTCTTTGCCAATAATGATTTATAACGTTCCCAAAAGAACAGGTACTAACATTGAGGCTCAAACTGTAAAACAACTTGCAACCATGGAGAATATAGTTGCCATAAAGGAAGCTAGCGGAGACCTAAACCAAATAAGTAATATACACAGAATTTGTAAAAATTCAATCAATATTTATAGTGGAGAGGACCATTTAACTTTGCCGATGTTGGCAGTTGGAAGCAAAGGGGTAGTTTCAGTTGCAGGTCATGTAGTGTCACAATATATTAAAGAAATGATAACTGAGTTTAGTGTAGGCAATACCCAAAACGCTCAAAAAATTAACTCTAAGCTTTTGCCTGTATATGAGGCATTATTTATGGAGAGTAATCCTATCCCTGTCAAAAAAGCTGTAGAACTCCTTGGTTTCGAAGTTGGCAATTGTCGACCACCATTAACTACTCCAACTAAAAGTACAATTGAAAGCCTAAAAAACATTTTAAAAGAATTATAA
- the dapG gene encoding aspartate kinase, which translates to MIKVQKFGGTSVATEQQRRNIAQNAVVQIQKNNNLKLVLVVSAMGREGSPYATDTLLNLLKKHSETSKSKIDLLLSCGEIISAVLLASEVESHNVQCSILTGWNMGIKTDTKFTNANILEVNDTNFKKAFKEHSIIVIPGFQGLTNTNEISTLGRGGSDITAVAVGDALKAESVEIFTDVKGVMTADPKIVPSAHKLKEITYEEIFQMANGGAKVIHPRAVEMAMKANLNLWIKSTDFKDQGTSIKKVHSLLHDNKTTNKIITGIADIKGLLQYSVYFDKEDKRLELELFKRIADNDVSLDLINLTPKLKVFTVPQKDRQEVDKVLNYHNLSYEVVKDCTKITIIGAAMEGKPGVMSKILEPLFESKIPILQTADSHVNISILVKSVYAKSAINALHKSLIEKRW; encoded by the coding sequence ATGATTAAAGTACAAAAGTTTGGGGGGACATCGGTCGCCACAGAACAGCAAAGAAGAAATATAGCACAAAATGCAGTAGTTCAAATACAAAAAAATAATAACCTAAAACTAGTTCTAGTAGTTTCTGCTATGGGGAGAGAAGGTTCACCTTATGCTACAGATACCTTGCTAAACCTACTAAAAAAGCATTCCGAAACTTCTAAATCAAAAATTGACTTACTTTTATCCTGTGGAGAGATTATATCAGCAGTTCTTTTAGCATCAGAAGTTGAGTCGCATAATGTTCAATGCTCTATTTTAACAGGCTGGAACATGGGAATCAAAACCGACACTAAATTCACAAATGCAAATATTTTAGAAGTAAATGATACAAACTTTAAAAAAGCCTTTAAAGAGCATTCAATTATTGTTATTCCAGGATTTCAAGGCCTGACAAACACTAATGAAATCTCCACTTTAGGAAGAGGCGGAAGCGATATAACCGCAGTGGCAGTTGGAGATGCCTTAAAAGCAGAGTCGGTTGAAATTTTTACAGATGTAAAAGGAGTTATGACTGCAGATCCTAAAATTGTTCCTAGCGCTCACAAACTAAAGGAAATAACTTATGAAGAAATCTTCCAAATGGCCAACGGTGGTGCTAAAGTGATACACCCTAGAGCAGTAGAAATGGCCATGAAAGCGAACCTGAATTTATGGATAAAATCTACGGATTTTAAAGACCAAGGAACATCTATTAAAAAAGTTCACTCTTTATTGCATGATAATAAAACTACTAACAAAATAATTACTGGTATAGCAGACATTAAAGGACTGCTTCAGTATTCAGTTTACTTTGATAAAGAAGATAAAAGATTAGAATTAGAGCTTTTCAAAAGAATTGCAGATAACGATGTAAGCTTAGACTTAATTAATCTAACTCCTAAGCTGAAAGTATTCACTGTACCTCAGAAAGATCGTCAAGAGGTTGATAAAGTACTAAATTATCATAATTTATCATATGAAGTTGTAAAGGACTGTACAAAAATCACGATAATTGGAGCAGCAATGGAAGGAAAGCCAGGAGTCATGTCTAAAATTTTGGAACCATTATTTGAATCTAAAATTCCTATCCTACAAACAGCAGATTCTCATGTTAATATTTCTATACTAGTAAAAAGTGTTTATGCAAAAAGTGCCATTAACGCACTTCACAAGTCTTTAATTGAAAAAAGGTGGTGA
- a CDS encoding dipicolinate synthase subunit B has translation MLKGKKIGVVITGSHCTLEKAMIQLKELKKQGAELFPIISSSMFLDTRFGKGSHWIEEIKEITQKPVISGVVEAEPIGPNKFLDILIVIPCTGNTLAKLANAITDNGALMAIKAHLRNNRPVVLAVSTNDGLSQNASNIARLITHRNIFFVPFGQDNPQGKPFSLVANLDKVLPTIEKALSKNQVQPILIEYKAKND, from the coding sequence GTTATTACAGGATCTCATTGCACGTTAGAAAAAGCAATGATTCAATTGAAAGAACTTAAAAAGCAAGGGGCAGAGCTTTTCCCGATAATATCTTCCTCAATGTTTCTAGATACTAGATTTGGCAAAGGTAGCCATTGGATAGAAGAAATTAAAGAAATAACTCAAAAACCCGTAATATCAGGTGTAGTTGAAGCAGAACCCATCGGGCCAAATAAATTTTTAGATATTTTAATCGTTATCCCATGCACAGGTAATACTTTAGCAAAATTAGCTAACGCTATCACGGACAACGGAGCATTGATGGCAATAAAAGCCCATTTAAGAAATAATAGACCAGTAGTATTGGCGGTTTCCACCAATGATGGACTTAGTCAAAATGCTTCGAACATTGCTAGGTTGATAACACATAGAAATATATTCTTCGTACCTTTTGGCCAAGACAATCCACAAGGAAAACCCTTTTCACTAGTGGCAAACTTAGATAAGGTCCTTCCAACAATCGAAAAAGCGTTATCTAAAAACCAAGTACAACCAATTTTGATTGAGTATAAAGCAAAAAATGATTAA